In one window of Candidatus Effluviviaceae Genus V sp. DNA:
- a CDS encoding Rne/Rng family ribonuclease, translating into MYKEIIINDAPGETRVAVLEDHQLVELMVDRGEGDRIVGNIYKGKVGAVLPGMQAAFVDIGHEKSAFLHVSDMRDITAEFADFVSDESYEVEDGQRMVAPDAPIQDLLQKGQEIMVQVTKEPISTKGPRVTTQISMPGRYLVLVPFSGAIGVSRKIEEVEERERLKQISREIRPAWGGLIVRTAAANASKRQIKRDLKYLIRQWKRINKRAEKHKAPYLAHTEMGLTAGLVRDVFTKDVDRLVVDTRRGYREVQSYLRSVDPKLRNRVEYYRDKTPIFDAYEIEGEIDKTLRRRVYFKKGGYIVIDHTEALTSIDVNTGRYTGKKNQEETILKTNLGAAREIGRQLRLRDIGGIIVVDFIDMATEENREKVVQELKKVLARDRARSKVFPIGELGLVRMTRQRVRPSLLHQYTDACPECEGTGKVLSRDSILLLMERAVRRVASTHRIRRLRLFVAPEMAMHIMSENQRRLKSLERDTRRSIEVRDDEKLDREEFRIVSTKDGKELDSQVNE; encoded by the coding sequence GTGTACAAGGAAATCATCATAAACGACGCGCCCGGCGAGACGCGCGTCGCCGTTCTCGAGGACCATCAACTCGTCGAGCTGATGGTCGACCGGGGCGAGGGCGACCGCATCGTCGGCAACATCTACAAGGGGAAGGTCGGCGCCGTTCTGCCAGGGATGCAGGCGGCGTTCGTCGATATCGGTCACGAGAAGAGTGCCTTCCTGCACGTCTCCGACATGCGCGACATTACGGCCGAGTTCGCCGACTTCGTCTCCGACGAGTCGTACGAGGTTGAGGACGGACAGCGGATGGTCGCGCCCGACGCGCCGATCCAGGACCTCCTGCAGAAGGGGCAGGAGATCATGGTCCAGGTGACGAAAGAGCCGATCAGCACGAAGGGCCCGAGGGTCACGACGCAGATCTCGATGCCGGGGCGCTACCTCGTGCTCGTGCCGTTCTCCGGCGCCATCGGCGTGTCGCGCAAGATCGAGGAGGTCGAGGAGCGGGAGCGTCTCAAGCAGATCTCCCGCGAGATCCGTCCCGCCTGGGGCGGACTGATCGTCAGAACCGCGGCGGCGAACGCCAGCAAGCGGCAGATCAAGCGCGACCTCAAGTATCTCATCCGGCAGTGGAAACGCATCAACAAGCGCGCGGAGAAGCACAAGGCACCGTATCTGGCCCACACCGAGATGGGGCTGACGGCCGGGCTCGTGCGCGATGTGTTCACGAAGGACGTCGACCGGCTGGTCGTCGACACGAGGCGGGGCTACCGCGAGGTCCAGTCGTATCTCAGAAGCGTGGACCCCAAGCTCAGGAACCGCGTCGAGTACTATCGCGACAAGACGCCGATCTTCGACGCCTACGAGATCGAGGGCGAGATCGACAAGACGCTCCGGCGCCGGGTGTACTTCAAGAAGGGCGGCTACATCGTCATCGACCACACCGAAGCCCTGACCTCGATCGACGTCAACACCGGGCGCTACACCGGCAAGAAGAACCAGGAGGAGACGATTCTCAAGACGAACCTCGGCGCGGCGCGCGAGATCGGGCGCCAGTTGAGGCTCAGGGACATCGGCGGCATCATCGTCGTCGACTTCATCGACATGGCCACCGAGGAGAACCGCGAGAAGGTCGTCCAGGAGCTCAAGAAGGTCTTGGCCAGGGACCGCGCTCGGAGCAAGGTGTTCCCGATCGGGGAACTCGGGCTCGTCAGGATGACGCGCCAGAGGGTGCGCCCGAGCCTCCTGCACCAGTACACGGACGCCTGTCCCGAGTGCGAGGGCACGGGTAAGGTGTTGTCGCGCGACTCGATCCTGCTCCTCATGGAGCGGGCGGTGCGAAGGGTCGCATCGACCCACAGGATCAGACGACTGCGTCTCTTCGTCGCGCCCGAGATGGCGATGCACATCATGTCGGAGAACCAGCGGAGGCTGAAGAGCCTCGAGCGGGACACGCGCCGCTCCATCGAGGTCCGCGACGACGAGAAGCTCGACAGAGAAGAGTTCCGCATCGTCTCGACGAAGGACGGCAAGGAACTCGACTCGCAGGTCAACGAGTAG
- a CDS encoding GNAT family N-acetyltransferase, producing the protein MIRDATTDDLDALLRLEDTSFETDRMSRSSLRRLLGSATAVFLVDEAGGDVTGYILLLVRASSNRARLYSLAVDAARRGRGIGRRLVEAAERRVGDLGIGEIRLEIREDNEASRALFASCGYEPFRTIEDYYEDGATAVRYSKRLGSGRNEESGHAEQAGGRR; encoded by the coding sequence GTGATCAGGGACGCGACGACCGACGACCTCGACGCCCTGCTCCGCCTCGAGGACACGTCGTTCGAGACGGACAGGATGTCGCGGTCGAGCCTGCGGCGTCTGCTCGGGTCGGCGACGGCCGTCTTCCTGGTCGACGAGGCGGGCGGAGACGTCACAGGGTACATCCTGCTGCTTGTCCGAGCCTCCTCGAACCGGGCGCGCCTCTACTCGCTGGCGGTCGATGCCGCCCGCAGAGGCCGGGGCATAGGCCGTCGTCTCGTCGAGGCGGCGGAGCGCCGCGTCGGAGACCTCGGCATCGGCGAGATACGGCTGGAGATCCGGGAGGACAACGAGGCGAGCCGAGCGCTTTTCGCATCGTGCGGCTACGAGCCCTTCCGGACGATCGAGGACTACTACGAGGACGGGGCAACGGCTGTGCGCTACAGCAAGCGGCTCGGTTCGGGTCGCAATGAGGAGTCCGGCCATGCCGAACAGGCTGGTGGTCGTCGATAG
- a CDS encoding NAD(P)-binding protein: MYVVIAGAGLIGSTLAARLAEARHDVVVIDQDRSVCERLAADLGVQVVCGTATSVDTLEHAGTDRADIAVATMRSDADNLAFSILSKSLGAPRVIARMRNPRYESAYKEAGVSATSHIVDVFVNQLLLEIDEPHLRQVAAFGAGKAAIVVDSVPENAAVDGMTVSEIAADETFPEECVITGIYRSEGEDFLIPRGSAVVRSGDRVFLVANRANLRRATKFLHRRK, from the coding sequence ATGTACGTCGTCATCGCCGGAGCCGGGCTGATCGGAAGCACGCTGGCCGCACGACTGGCCGAGGCGCGTCACGACGTCGTGGTCATCGACCAGGACCGGTCGGTGTGCGAGAGGCTGGCGGCGGACCTTGGAGTCCAGGTCGTATGCGGTACGGCGACGAGCGTGGACACCCTCGAACACGCGGGAACCGACCGCGCCGACATCGCGGTCGCGACGATGCGAAGCGACGCGGACAATCTCGCGTTCTCGATCCTCTCGAAGAGCCTCGGCGCGCCGCGGGTCATCGCGCGCATGCGGAACCCGCGCTACGAGAGCGCCTATAAGGAGGCCGGTGTCTCGGCGACGAGTCACATCGTGGACGTCTTCGTCAATCAGCTGCTCCTGGAGATCGACGAGCCTCACCTCAGGCAGGTCGCCGCGTTCGGCGCGGGAAAGGCGGCGATCGTTGTGGACAGCGTGCCGGAGAACGCGGCGGTCGACGGCATGACGGTCAGCGAGATCGCCGCCGACGAGACCTTCCCCGAGGAGTGTGTCATCACGGGCATATACAGGAGCGAGGGGGAGGACTTCCTGATTCCACGCGGCTCCGCGGTGGTGCGTTCGGGCGACCGCGTCTTTCTGGTCGCGAACCGAGCGAATCTGAGAAGGGCGACGAAGTTCCTGCACAGGAGGAAGTGA
- a CDS encoding TrkH family potassium uptake protein, with product MRNRLQYFRPVLEHLGVITWVFGLSMIAPLAFQLFEWRAGEEPLRLLGFGLPVVGSVALGLLLGRKVRPDPIDARRAMILTALAWIVVSAIGAIPIWFVLRTSFLDAYFETVSGLTTTGITMLQGLDAMPRSILFWRAFIQWLGGLGILAFFLAIVFMGGSAHALFTAESHKISSKRPAPGLFHTLRILWIIYAGYTALIALALVLEGMGPFDAVAHSMTALSTGGYSPHDASIGFYAQAGYPNATLIEYTVIVGMLLGGINFVVHSRLLTGKLSALWDTYEMRLFWGILAASTGLIVLDHGLTFGFGSESAGGLFRTSLFQASSIFTTTGFATRDIGTGYFPEAAKQVFLALMLIGGCVGSTGGGVKVLRLGILWKMVGRQLRRFIYGPDTIQPIVLDGEIVREEELRRVGALFFAWIGLLGLGGLITAVLTGHGALASASGMFSALGNIGPCYISAGEMTELPSVVKVTYIFGMLAGRLEILPLLLILNPRTWR from the coding sequence ATGCGGAATCGACTCCAGTACTTCCGACCGGTCCTCGAGCACCTGGGTGTCATCACCTGGGTGTTCGGTCTTTCCATGATAGCTCCTCTCGCCTTTCAGCTCTTCGAGTGGCGGGCGGGGGAGGAGCCGCTGCGCCTCCTGGGGTTCGGGCTCCCGGTCGTGGGGTCTGTGGCCCTGGGGTTGCTGCTCGGCCGGAAGGTCCGCCCGGACCCGATCGACGCGCGCCGCGCGATGATCCTGACGGCGCTCGCGTGGATCGTCGTGTCGGCCATCGGCGCGATCCCCATCTGGTTCGTTCTGAGGACCTCGTTCCTCGACGCCTACTTCGAGACCGTGAGCGGCCTCACGACGACCGGCATCACGATGCTCCAGGGGCTCGACGCCATGCCGCGGAGCATCCTCTTCTGGCGAGCCTTCATCCAGTGGCTGGGGGGCTTAGGCATCCTCGCGTTCTTCCTGGCCATCGTCTTCATGGGCGGGTCAGCGCACGCCCTGTTCACGGCGGAGAGCCACAAGATCTCGTCGAAGCGCCCGGCGCCCGGTCTCTTCCATACGCTCCGGATCCTCTGGATCATCTACGCTGGATACACGGCGCTCATCGCCCTTGCTCTCGTACTCGAGGGCATGGGACCGTTCGACGCCGTGGCACACTCCATGACGGCGCTCTCGACCGGGGGCTACTCGCCGCACGACGCGAGCATCGGATTCTATGCGCAGGCGGGGTACCCGAACGCGACGCTCATCGAGTACACGGTCATCGTCGGCATGCTTCTCGGGGGCATCAACTTCGTCGTGCACTCGCGGCTGCTGACCGGGAAGCTGAGCGCTCTCTGGGACACGTACGAGATGCGTCTCTTCTGGGGCATCCTGGCGGCGTCGACCGGCCTCATCGTGCTCGACCACGGGCTGACGTTCGGTTTCGGGTCGGAGAGCGCGGGTGGGCTCTTCAGGACGTCGCTCTTCCAGGCGTCGTCGATCTTCACGACGACCGGGTTCGCGACACGCGACATCGGGACGGGGTACTTCCCCGAGGCCGCGAAGCAGGTGTTTCTGGCCCTCATGCTCATCGGAGGGTGCGTCGGCTCGACCGGAGGCGGCGTCAAGGTCCTCAGACTCGGCATTCTCTGGAAGATGGTGGGGAGGCAGCTCCGGCGGTTCATCTACGGTCCCGACACGATCCAGCCGATCGTGCTCGACGGCGAGATCGTACGCGAGGAGGAGCTCCGGCGTGTCGGGGCGCTCTTCTTCGCGTGGATAGGGCTTCTGGGCCTCGGGGGGCTCATCACGGCCGTCCTGACCGGGCACGGCGCCCTCGCGTCGGCGAGTGGGATGTTCTCGGCGCTCGGGAACATCGGTCCGTGCTACATTTCGGCTGGCGAGATGACCGAGCTTCCCTCCGTCGTCAAGGTGACCTACATCTTCGGCATGCTGGCGGGGCGACTGGAGATCCTGCCGCTCCTGCTCATTCTGAACCCGAGAACCTGGAGGTAA